Genomic segment of Panicum virgatum strain AP13 chromosome 9N, P.virgatum_v5, whole genome shotgun sequence:
GTCAATCATCGTTGGCCCAGTCAAAACTGAGCAGAGCTTTCGCTCCGAACTCTTGCAAGAGATCCCGAAGACGAGACAACAAGCGGCGTGAATCCAACTGCTTGAGCCCTGGACAGCTCACACGAGCAGTGGGCACAACGCCGGCCATCAGGCAGAATAGAagccaccgacagcgccaccggccaccgccacACGCCGCGACGACGGGAGGCACGCACCGACAGCGCCGGTCGCCCACACACTCCGCGGGCCCCGACCAGCAGTCGCGTGGCCCAGGGCGGCAGCGACCGGCACCGCGAGGCGAAGAGGAGGTGAAGCCGCCAGATCCGCCCTCATGGATCCAGGATCTGGCCGGCAGGCCTTGCTTGGACgccggagaaggaggaggagggtaggGAGAAGGCGGCGGGCCTCGAGTCACCGTCGTGCAGGACAAAGGGGTGGGGCCGCCAGATCCGCCCCCCGGGAGTACAGACCCGGCCGCCGGGCGGCCGAGAAACCTTGCCGGAGAAGGAGAGCTGGAGGGGGTGTGGCAGGGGACAACCTGGGCGGCGAGCACCAACCCCGCACTGCGCGCTCGCGACCAACAAGGGGaagagcctcgccgccgccgttacCAGGGCCGCGCGGGGCTTCCCGGCAGTGCCCTCTGGCAGCAGCTAGGGTTTGccgccgcccgagtcgcccaAGCGGGGTGGGCGACGCGGGGGCTCTCCTTTCCAACCAAAAGTTCACAATTCCAATAGTCAGGTCCATGCGATGCCATGAGCCTGgtccaggagcttctggagcctCCCTTGCTGCatggttgttttttttttctttcgttttttatttatttgttctcATCTTCCGGTAAACTGCAGCAGCCAGTTAGTAGCATGCACACGACATGATAGTCCATTGTGCACTTTTATTTGGGATAAAATTTGAATGGTAGATGTGCAAATATAGTGGGACGGAGAGAGTATACCAACCCATTATACCAATAACTGACAGTCTGATCCCTTAAAAAAACATAACTGACAGTCTGACACTTCTCAACTCAACTTTAGTTTTTGCTTAAAGTCCTACATAGCAGGAGATTGAAGTTGACCCCAACAGCGAGGGCAATTGCCATGACCCAACCACCGATCACCAGCACCGTTCCGGCCGCTGCCATCACGCCCAAGGCATgcgcgcacccgccgccgccaccgcacgtACAAATCAATCCCTCCATCATCCTCTCGCGCCAATTCGAGCCCGCCATCCTCCCACCTGACCGTCGTGACAGTACCCATGGGGCCTGCGTCctggccgccgtcgtcgcccgccgccgtgaAGGCGGAGGCGATAGTGATCTgcgtgctgctgctcctgccggccgccgcggtcGCGCAGCAGGCGCccgcggaggccgcggcggcgatcgaCGCGGAAGGAGACGGCAACGGCaccgctcgcggcggcgggcgaggcggcggtggtggtggcggcggcggcgcgcggagtaAGCTGGTGAGCAGCATCGACTGCCAGATCTGCGAGGCGACGTGCCGCGTCAAGTGCCTTATCAACAACCTCTTCCAGTGGGGCGGCTGCTACCAGCGGTGCAAGGCCGACAACTGCAACGACTGGTGCAGGTAGCGGGTCGGAAATGAagccagcagctgctgctgctgcccgcgTGCTCACGTCCATGGACAGGGTGCACGTACGTGCCTTGAGGACACTCTTCGACGGTGGTCGATGGGGTTAGTTGATCGGACGGTTCAGGCCATGCCACGTCGTACCCAACCTTCTTCTGCAATCTAGATCCACAGTACATAGTATATACATACAGTCATACACGTATAAACGTGCCGCTGGGCACTCATCTACATGTATTTTATTATTATCCAGAATTTGTATTTGTACTGCTATTTTTGAATAACCGTACCATACCGGTCCAGAATTATACGTACACAAttatttctctttctttttatgaACTGTGCCGGTACGCAATGATTTCTACGTGACACTATTATAGTGAGTTGACAATCGACATGCCGAACGCGTGGTATCGGTCTGACTCAA
This window contains:
- the LOC120691745 gene encoding homeobox even-skipped homolog protein 2-like; translated protein: MGPASWPPSSPAAVKAEAIVICVLLLLPAAAVAQQAPAEAAAAIDAEGDGNGTARGGGRGGGGGGGGGARSKLVSSIDCQICEATCRVKCLINNLFQWGGCYQRCKADNCNDWCR